A window of Leptolyngbya sp. FACHB-261 genomic DNA:
CCAAAATGTGGAAAACATCGCGTTTGAGCCAGAAGCCAGCCGCGCCTTTGTAGGCAGCAGCTTCCGGGGTAGCCCCATGCTCTCGCTCGCCAGTGTTGGCGGCCCTCGACCCACAGCTAACGAGGTGACACTAGTATTCGATCCGCCCGTACGCCCCGGCAGTACAGTAACCGTTGCCCTTCAAGCTCGCAATCCCCGCTATGGCGGCACCTATCTATTTGGCGTCACCGCTTTTCCAGTGGGCGAGAACGGCTTAGGGCAGTTTTTGGGCTACAGTCGCCTCAATTTCGCAAGTCCAGATGGCGGCTAGGCCCAGCGAAGCCTAGAGTAGAGCCGTTGTAAGTCCGTTACGAGGGTGGCAGACGGTGAGCGCCTACGAGCAGATTTATGCCGTGGTTCGGCTGATTCCATTGGGCAAAGTCGCCACCTACGGTCAGATTGCCACCCTCGCCGGACTACCAGGTCATGCTCGGCAAGTCGGTTACGCCCTATTCCGGGTAGCGCCGGGGGCAGATGTCCCCTGGCAGCGAGTAGTGAATAGCCGTGGCGAAATTTCCTACTCAGCCCTACGGCACGGCTCCGACGATATACAACGGCTGTTGTTGGAGGAAGAAGGCATTCAATTCAACCCCAATGGCCGCATTGATTTGCGTCACTACGGCTGGCAGCCTCTCCCCCTCAGTGAGCTAGCGACTGAGCAAAGCCAAGAGGGCGGCTCTAAGAGCCGTCTTTAACCATCTCCAAGGACCGGCTCCAGAGACAGTTCTAGCTACTTCCTGACAACTTGTCCCCTAACCTCAGCTCGGATTCCAGTCTTGACGATATATCGCGATATATCGTTTATTAGAAGAAGCTGAAGTAGGTCATAAAGAACTAGCTATGTTTGGACATTTTCATCCCCGCTTTCTAGCAGTGGCCTGGGAAGGTTTTGGGCAGGGGGGACCGTTTTGGCATGAAGGCGGTGGTCATGGTCACGGACGTCATGGGCGTCACGCCAAGCGTTTTGGTGGTTGGGGCGAGGAGCCGCGTGCCCGCCGGGGTGATATCAAATTCAGCCTGCTCGACTTACTGATCGAGCAGCCCCGGCACGGCTATGAGCTGATCAAAGCCTTAGAAACGCAACATGGCGGCTTCTATAAGCCCAGTCCAGGCTCCGTTTACCCAACCCTGCAAATGCTTGAAGAAGGCGGTTATCTCACCAGTGAGCAGGTTGGTGGCAAGCGCGTTTATACCGTGACCGAGAGCGGTCGGCAATTACTGGCTGAACGGAATCAGCAGACTGGTGGGCGAAGAGACCCAAGTTTCGACCAGCAAAAAGCAGATAAATCCCGCGACCTGATCGACCTGCGCAATACGGCAATGGAACTATCCGCAGCGGTGATGCAAACGGCTCGCGGCGGCAATCCAGAGCGGATTGGCGAAGCCCGCGCAATTCTAGAGCGAGCCAAACGCGAGATCTACGCTCTCCTTGCTCAGGAGGAGTGAGAAGGCCACCCCTCCGCGCCTAAGTCACCCTAGGAAAGCCGCAACTCAGTGCAGGTCTGCTTCCCAAACAGCAATGTAAAGGCGGCCTTGAGGATTACGCTGAATCACTCCTTCTAGTTTGCCGCCAGCCCTGAAACGGTAGGACTTGCGCTGGCGAGCCTTCACAGCCTCTAAAGCATTGAGGACACTAGACGAAGGGGTCGAGCCCAGCATTTGGGTCAGAGCCGACTGCATCTGTTCCATGTTTACGCCGTTGCCAAAGGAAGCTTCACTCTGCCTGACCTGTAGCGTATTGCGGTCGTAGAGATATGCCAGAGTTAACTGATTGGGAATCACCTCAAACAAGTCAGCTGTCGTATTGGGCCAACTGCCTCGCCTAAAAGTCTGGCTAGGACGGCCCAGAGCTTGGCGGACTTGGTCGCGGGCAGTCCCGGTAGGAAAGGGAGCAATGCTGCCCGTTGCATTGCTCGTTGTCTTGATTGGTTCAGCCGGTTCAGCGGTTGGGCTAGGTTCTGGCGGTGGGCTAGAAGCGGTAGCCTCTGGCGAGGGCGACGGTTCTGGCGGTTCCGGCTGGGCTGGTTCAGCTGGGGGCAACTCTGCCGCTGGAGCTTCTACCGGAGCAGATGGCTCAGGTTCCGGCTCAGCCACAGGCGCAGAGACCGAAGGTTGTGTTACCACTGGGGCTTCAGCCACCGGCTCAGGCTCAGGCGAACGGCTTGATAGAACGGCTAAGCCCGACCCCAGCACTACAGCACTCAGCACCCCCAGCCCAATCCAGACAGCTCGCCCACTCTGTTGCCGAGTCTGCTGGCTAGGAACAGTATTGAGTTGAGCGATGACCCGAGTCTTCTGAGGCGACACCTGGGAAATTGTCGACTGGGAAGCGAGTTGAGCTGCTGGAGTAGGTGTTTGAGAGCTGACAGGCACGGACGGCGGACGAGGTTGGGCCAAGGCTACCGGCACCGTCACAGAAGAAGTGACTCCAGCCAATGGGCTCAAAAGTGCCAACCAGTCTTTGACCTGCTGCGGTCTGGTCTCAGCCGCCAATTGCATCCCTCGCAGAACCGCATGGTTCAGCTGAGGGCTCAACTGGGGTTGCAAGTCGCTGGGGGCAGACAAGGGTATCTGCGTGCGCAGCGTGGCAGGCGGCGGGACTTTCGCTGTCACCAAAAAATACAGCGTCGCTGCCAAGCCGTAAATATCCAGGGCCGGGGTCCGGCGAGCCTGTGGTACATATTGCTCAGGAGGCGCATAACCCTCAGATAGAGCACTGGTTTGAGTCTGAGTCACTCCAGGCGTAAATTCGCGGGCGATGCCAAAGTCGATCAGGACAACATCCTGAGTCACCTGATGCAGCAGAATATTTTGCGGCTTTACATCCCGGTGTAGCATTCCCTGCGCATGAATTGCGCTCAAGGCAGAGCCAATCTGCCGGACGTAGTGAATTGCATCGGCCTCCGACAAAGGGCCTTTCTCTTGCACGACCGCTTCAAGCGTTGGACCCGGAATGTAGTCCATCACCATGAAGGACTGGCCATTCTCCTCGAAGAAGTCACTGACCCGGACGATGTTGGGATGGAAACACCTCGCCAGACGGCGAGCTTCTTCGAGAAATTTGCGCTGAAACCCGGCGACTTGCGCATGGCTGCTTAAGACAGCATTGAGCGTTTTGATTACTACCGTCTGACCTAGATAGGTGTGCAGCGCCCGGTAAGTAATGCCAAACCCTCCCAAGCCGAGCACCTGCTCGATCTGGTATTTGCCATTTTGCAGTGTCGTGCCGGTCAGGCTGTGCATAGATAACAGCGCTCTTGTAGGAGCCTCTTAGACCGCTGTATAGATTAGCGACTCACCGCATAGTATGGCTACGTACAGCCAAAAATCCCTCAATCTGGGGAAAGGGATCCTCGGTCTAGTTCAATTGAGTACCGTTCGGTTGAGCCCGCAATGGCCAGGTAGAGCTACGGCGTCACCGTACCCGATAGGGGCGAACTGGCACTGGCGTAAGTTTTCACGGGAATCCGCCCTGCCAAATAGGCCAAGCGTCCCGCTTCGCAAGCCAGACCCATGGCTCGACCCATCGCTGCCGGATCCTGAGCTTGGGCAATGGCAGTGTTGATCAGCAGCGCATCCGCACCCAGTTCCATCGCCTGCGCAGCTTCACTAGGCACCCCAATACCGGCATCCACAACCACCGGCACCGTTGCTTGCTCGATGATGATACGAATGTTGGCGGCATTGTTGAGCCCTTGCCCAGAACCAATGGGGGAACCCAACGGCATGACCGTGACACAGCCAGCCTCTTCTAAACGTCTGGCCAGCAGCGGGTCTGCGTTGATATAGGGCAGTACTGCAAAGCCTTCCTTGACCAACTGCTCTGCTGCTTCTAGGGTGCCAATCGGGTCGGGCAGCAGATACTTTGCATCCGGGATGACCTCCAACTTGACGAAGTTATTGTCTTCCT
This region includes:
- a CDS encoding DUF2808 domain-containing protein, which translates into the protein MSINIRLELLLSVLLPASLLALPVGAVRLSNGQVAFNEPPQVVRAGASSVQASLPGTIYHFTITLPENAGESMQAVTITQRQNVENIAFEPEASRAFVGSSFRGSPMLSLASVGGPRPTANEVTLVFDPPVRPGSTVTVALQARNPRYGGTYLFGVTAFPVGENGLGQFLGYSRLNFASPDGG
- a CDS encoding MGMT family protein, coding for MSAYEQIYAVVRLIPLGKVATYGQIATLAGLPGHARQVGYALFRVAPGADVPWQRVVNSRGEISYSALRHGSDDIQRLLLEEEGIQFNPNGRIDLRHYGWQPLPLSELATEQSQEGGSKSRL
- a CDS encoding PadR family transcriptional regulator; translated protein: MFGHFHPRFLAVAWEGFGQGGPFWHEGGGHGHGRHGRHAKRFGGWGEEPRARRGDIKFSLLDLLIEQPRHGYELIKALETQHGGFYKPSPGSVYPTLQMLEEGGYLTSEQVGGKRVYTVTESGRQLLAERNQQTGGRRDPSFDQQKADKSRDLIDLRNTAMELSAAVMQTARGGNPERIGEARAILERAKREIYALLAQEE
- a CDS encoding serine/threonine-protein kinase, with the protein product MHSLTGTTLQNGKYQIEQVLGLGGFGITYRALHTYLGQTVVIKTLNAVLSSHAQVAGFQRKFLEEARRLARCFHPNIVRVSDFFEENGQSFMVMDYIPGPTLEAVVQEKGPLSEADAIHYVRQIGSALSAIHAQGMLHRDVKPQNILLHQVTQDVVLIDFGIAREFTPGVTQTQTSALSEGYAPPEQYVPQARRTPALDIYGLAATLYFLVTAKVPPPATLRTQIPLSAPSDLQPQLSPQLNHAVLRGMQLAAETRPQQVKDWLALLSPLAGVTSSVTVPVALAQPRPPSVPVSSQTPTPAAQLASQSTISQVSPQKTRVIAQLNTVPSQQTRQQSGRAVWIGLGVLSAVVLGSGLAVLSSRSPEPEPVAEAPVVTQPSVSAPVAEPEPEPSAPVEAPAAELPPAEPAQPEPPEPSPSPEATASSPPPEPSPTAEPAEPIKTTSNATGSIAPFPTGTARDQVRQALGRPSQTFRRGSWPNTTADLFEVIPNQLTLAYLYDRNTLQVRQSEASFGNGVNMEQMQSALTQMLGSTPSSSVLNALEAVKARQRKSYRFRAGGKLEGVIQRNPQGRLYIAVWEADLH
- a CDS encoding thiazole synthase, yielding MQTLEKNTQQDTALTIAGRSFTSRLMTGTGKYRNFDEMRGALTASGSQIVTVAVRRVQTSAPGHEGLAEALDWSHYWLLPNTAGCKTAEEAVRVARLGRELAKVLGQEDNNFVKLEVIPDAKYLLPDPIGTLEAAEQLVKEGFAVLPYINADPLLARRLEEAGCVTVMPLGSPIGSGQGLNNAANIRIIIEQATVPVVVDAGIGVPSEAAQAMELGADALLINTAIAQAQDPAAMGRAMGLACEAGRLAYLAGRIPVKTYASASSPLSGTVTP